The Saccharomonospora cyanea NA-134 genome includes a region encoding these proteins:
- a CDS encoding carbohydrate ABC transporter permease gives MKLSRASLTAFTWLVAILFVFPVVWMVVTAFKREADAYTDPPSVVFTPTWEQFAGVVERGFLPYLANSAFVTVLSTVFVLLLGIPAAYALSLAPIKRTENVLGFFLSTKMLPIVAAIIPLYVISQNVRLLDHVWALVILYTAMNLPLAVWMMRSFLLEVPKEMIEAARIDGASLPTLLRRVVLPVVAPGIAATALICVIFAWTEFFYAINLTAARAGTVPVFLSGFITSEGLYWAQLSAAALLASLPVMIIGWIAQKHLVRGLSMGAVK, from the coding sequence GTGAAGCTTTCTCGCGCGTCGCTGACCGCGTTCACGTGGCTGGTGGCGATCCTGTTCGTGTTCCCCGTGGTGTGGATGGTGGTGACGGCGTTCAAGCGGGAGGCCGACGCCTACACCGACCCGCCGTCGGTGGTGTTCACGCCGACCTGGGAACAGTTCGCCGGGGTCGTCGAGCGCGGCTTCCTGCCGTATCTCGCCAACTCGGCGTTCGTGACGGTGCTCTCGACGGTGTTCGTGCTCCTGCTCGGCATTCCCGCCGCGTACGCGCTGTCGCTCGCGCCGATCAAGCGAACCGAGAACGTGCTCGGGTTCTTCCTGTCGACGAAGATGCTGCCGATCGTGGCCGCGATCATTCCGCTCTACGTCATCTCGCAGAACGTGCGGTTGCTCGACCACGTGTGGGCGCTCGTCATCCTCTACACCGCGATGAACCTGCCGCTGGCGGTGTGGATGATGCGGTCGTTCCTGCTGGAGGTGCCCAAGGAGATGATCGAGGCGGCGAGGATCGACGGGGCCTCGTTGCCGACGTTGCTGCGCCGCGTGGTGCTCCCCGTGGTGGCGCCCGGCATCGCGGCGACGGCACTGATCTGCGTGATCTTCGCGTGGACGGAGTTCTTCTACGCGATCAACCTCACGGCCGCCCGCGCGGGCACGGTGCCGGTGTTCCTGTCGGGCTTCATCACGAGTGAGGGCCTGTACTGGGCGCAGCTGTCCGCCGCCGCGCTGCTCGCCTCCCTGCCGGTGATGATCATCGGTTGGATCGCGCAGAAGCACCTGGTCCGGGGCCTGTCGATGGGCGCGGTGAAGTAG
- a CDS encoding SPW repeat domain-containing protein, which translates to MTRHQLRRRAAPPEEPVHPLAPEDNTGPWQGMRPPYANPSAVPQGQREVSSTSPVPYRDVLAGLPAAIVFLAGVWLVVCSWLIDQPSTVLGVGSAVPDIVAGVLLAVFGGAKAVSPFRAAWAGWAALVVGALLIIAPFALDYRGGEAGAAMTNDVVVGAVVMALSVAALVLGARWGSRARATEQESA; encoded by the coding sequence GTGACTCGGCACCAGCTCCGCAGGAGGGCCGCACCGCCGGAGGAGCCCGTCCACCCGCTCGCACCGGAGGACAACACCGGCCCGTGGCAGGGCATGCGTCCGCCGTACGCCAACCCGTCCGCGGTGCCCCAGGGACAGCGTGAGGTTTCGTCGACGTCCCCGGTTCCCTACCGGGACGTCCTGGCAGGGCTTCCGGCGGCGATCGTGTTCCTCGCCGGCGTGTGGCTCGTCGTGTGTTCCTGGCTGATCGACCAGCCCTCCACGGTCCTCGGCGTCGGCTCCGCCGTGCCGGACATCGTGGCCGGTGTGTTGCTCGCCGTGTTCGGTGGCGCGAAGGCGGTGTCGCCGTTTCGGGCGGCGTGGGCGGGCTGGGCCGCGCTGGTCGTGGGTGCCTTGCTGATCATCGCGCCGTTCGCGCTCGACTACCGTGGCGGTGAGGCCGGTGCGGCCATGACCAACGACGTCGTCGTGGGCGCCGTGGTGATGGCGCTGTCGGTCGCCGCGCTCGTGCTCGGCGCGCGATGGGGCAGCCGGGCCAGGGCCACCGAGCAGGAGTCCGCATGA